A window from Candidatus Delongbacteria bacterium encodes these proteins:
- a CDS encoding HEAT repeat domain-containing protein, producing MSPNSTGRVPAALKRSLQSQDWRERRRAVLGLSDADSGSAAPLLEATLGDPSDDVRHAAVVVIGRLQLRGFHDEVLKPRILGSPDANLRWAAVSTLGRLADTRDIIPLTRMLLDEDWLVRNEARKVLAEAVDRLGEDEDDGDAVDTLIHLLFLENETLRPLVIRNLCRHGSRALPALREALNEPSPAMLAGVVRVLGLLGDRHSLVRLIELSRSDDRRVRRAVAEALGLLGGRDAARTLVRMLAVQQNEVCEAAEQSLLQLGAESLPPILELLQHEDCTRLRVRCIRVLGHLRLPEALPALRAGLRSSYYRVRQATIQALVAYGPAITDQLLPGLKVAAPDVQPLLVQLQREPSQEGQLRLLRVIGETGNHAAVPFIKDLRGGSMGEDGLLLRRTANQALFQLGCASWERYCLLAVLGQVAGVEHAEDLIPSLDHPSYYVRNRAVRSLARFSTPEVGRALARTAGNDPRYFVRRTALQVLGGLNVDKGLLYRTAHAALQDNAPGVRVEAVRVLARLVNDKAVPALIEGLLDEVWSVREACETALRNFPAKAVKPLVRLLDEEREFIRLRAARLLGELGDPGAVPALQRQLKKEAPGTRVHDALLRSVHRLLA from the coding sequence ATGAGTCCCAATTCCACAGGCCGTGTGCCGGCCGCGCTGAAGCGTTCCCTGCAGTCCCAGGACTGGCGGGAGCGGCGGCGCGCCGTGCTGGGACTTTCCGACGCGGATTCCGGGTCGGCCGCCCCCCTGCTTGAAGCCACCCTGGGCGATCCCTCCGACGACGTGCGGCACGCCGCCGTGGTGGTGATCGGCCGCCTGCAACTGCGGGGCTTCCACGACGAAGTACTGAAGCCGCGCATCCTGGGCTCCCCGGACGCCAACCTGCGCTGGGCGGCGGTGTCCACCCTGGGCCGGCTGGCCGACACGCGCGACATCATCCCCCTGACCCGCATGCTGCTGGACGAGGACTGGCTGGTGCGCAACGAGGCGCGCAAGGTGCTGGCCGAGGCCGTGGATCGGCTGGGCGAGGACGAGGACGACGGGGATGCGGTGGACACGCTGATCCACCTGCTCTTCCTGGAGAACGAGACCCTCCGGCCGCTGGTGATCCGCAACCTCTGCCGCCACGGCAGCCGGGCCTTGCCCGCCCTGCGCGAGGCTCTGAACGAGCCCTCGCCGGCCATGCTGGCGGGCGTGGTGCGCGTGCTGGGCCTGCTGGGCGACCGCCACAGCCTGGTCCGCCTGATCGAGCTGTCGCGCAGCGACGACCGCCGCGTGCGCCGCGCCGTGGCGGAAGCCCTCGGCCTGCTGGGCGGACGCGACGCCGCGCGGACCCTGGTGCGCATGCTGGCCGTGCAGCAGAACGAGGTCTGCGAGGCTGCCGAACAATCCCTGCTGCAGCTGGGCGCCGAGTCCCTGCCGCCCATTCTCGAGCTGCTGCAGCACGAGGACTGCACGCGCCTGCGCGTGCGCTGCATCCGCGTGCTGGGACACCTGCGCCTGCCCGAGGCCCTGCCGGCCCTGCGGGCGGGTCTGCGCTCCAGCTACTACCGGGTGCGCCAGGCCACCATCCAGGCCCTGGTGGCCTATGGTCCGGCCATCACCGACCAGTTGCTGCCGGGGCTCAAGGTCGCCGCGCCGGATGTCCAGCCCCTGCTGGTCCAGCTGCAGCGCGAGCCCAGCCAGGAAGGCCAGCTGCGCCTGCTGCGCGTGATCGGCGAGACGGGCAACCACGCCGCCGTGCCGTTCATCAAGGATTTGCGCGGCGGGTCCATGGGCGAAGACGGCCTGCTGCTGCGGCGCACGGCCAACCAGGCCCTGTTCCAGCTGGGCTGCGCCTCCTGGGAGCGCTACTGCCTGCTGGCCGTCCTGGGTCAGGTGGCGGGGGTCGAACATGCGGAAGACTTGATTCCGAGTCTGGATCATCCGTCGTATTATGTGCGCAACCGCGCCGTGCGCTCGCTGGCGCGCTTTTCCACGCCCGAGGTGGGCCGGGCCCTGGCCCGCACCGCGGGCAACGATCCGCGCTATTTCGTGCGCCGGACGGCCCTGCAGGTGCTGGGCGGCCTGAATGTGGACAAGGGCCTGCTGTACCGGACGGCCCACGCCGCCCTGCAGGACAACGCGCCGGGCGTCCGGGTGGAGGCGGTGCGCGTCCTGGCCCGGCTGGTGAACGACAAAGCCGTGCCCGCCCTGATCGAGGGCCTGCTGGACGAGGTCTGGAGCGTGCGCGAAGCCTGCGAGACGGCCCTGCGCAACTTCCCGGCCAAGGCCGTCAAGCCGCTGGTGCGCCTGCTGGACGAGGAGCGCGAGTTCATCCGCCTGCGGGCGGCCCGCCTGCTGGGCGAGTTGGGAGACCCGGGGGCCGTGCCGGCCCTCCAGCGTCAATTGAAGAAGGAAGCGCCGGGCACCCGTGTCCACGACGCGCTACTGAGGAGTGTGCATCGATTGCTGGCCTAG
- a CDS encoding peptidylprolyl isomerase: MNRILLPLLLWLGCAGGLQAAPIYVTRAQARDYLAAQGVSPDQQVQDGVLQGCLQEIQEHTLLALAWERNGRKLNAEQLAQLAQARDEIAVQLCRERRLRVAPLTPNQLQDYEFLSRALYLTSHILVDEKARADELAARLQQGGSFPELARQFSKDQGSASQGGSLGLVKLGQTVMEFEEALLRLKPGQVSPPVETPFGWHLIRLDSLLEREIVFTPQELSEQREILERHARRRAELEAQRQLWRQHRIELFRDKALDHGVPAGDLVARTADTTLTRGQLDQMLRKAFGAKESLATDGLGWDFLRYWVEQDAWLREARHDGTWSSQEVNDLVDLRERLLKSTLCVVEDIVPLMNPADEDLWNYLSTHELEFLAERAFGVWIFEFASREAAEAARALSRKEKLDPARLAKRLGLDLHPQELSAETVRGLPAALRSELIDLNTDEWSDILDNGRKGADRRWLFYNLVGRRMPDLDESASLKRAVLEKVRTAMIDAELGRLVDEMKHRTGLTEVRWK, from the coding sequence GTGAACCGAATCCTCCTTCCCTTGCTGCTCTGGCTGGGATGTGCCGGCGGCCTGCAGGCCGCCCCGATCTACGTCACGCGCGCCCAGGCCCGGGACTACCTGGCCGCCCAGGGCGTGTCCCCGGACCAGCAGGTCCAGGACGGCGTGCTGCAGGGCTGCCTGCAGGAGATCCAGGAGCACACGCTGCTGGCCCTGGCCTGGGAGCGCAACGGCCGCAAGCTCAACGCCGAGCAGCTGGCCCAGCTGGCCCAGGCGCGGGATGAGATCGCCGTGCAACTCTGCCGGGAGCGCCGCCTGCGCGTGGCGCCGCTGACGCCCAATCAGCTGCAGGACTACGAATTCCTCTCCCGCGCGCTCTACCTCACCAGCCACATCCTGGTGGACGAGAAGGCCCGGGCCGACGAGTTGGCGGCCCGGCTGCAACAGGGCGGGTCCTTCCCGGAGCTGGCCCGGCAATTCTCCAAGGACCAGGGCTCGGCCAGCCAGGGCGGCTCCCTGGGCCTGGTGAAACTGGGCCAGACCGTGATGGAGTTCGAGGAGGCCCTGCTGCGCCTGAAGCCCGGCCAGGTCAGCCCCCCGGTGGAGACGCCCTTCGGCTGGCACCTGATCCGGCTGGACAGCCTGCTGGAGCGGGAGATCGTCTTCACGCCGCAGGAGCTGAGCGAGCAGCGCGAGATCCTGGAGCGGCACGCCCGGCGCCGGGCGGAGCTGGAGGCCCAGCGTCAGCTCTGGCGGCAGCACCGCATCGAGCTGTTCCGCGACAAGGCCCTGGACCACGGCGTGCCCGCCGGCGACCTCGTGGCCCGCACGGCGGACACCACCCTCACCCGCGGCCAACTCGACCAGATGCTGCGCAAGGCCTTCGGCGCCAAGGAGAGCCTGGCCACGGACGGCCTGGGCTGGGACTTCCTGCGCTATTGGGTGGAGCAGGACGCCTGGCTGCGCGAGGCGCGGCACGACGGGACCTGGTCCAGCCAGGAGGTGAACGATCTGGTGGACCTGCGCGAGCGCCTGCTCAAGAGCACGCTCTGCGTGGTCGAGGACATCGTGCCGCTGATGAATCCCGCCGACGAGGACCTCTGGAACTACCTGAGCACGCACGAGCTGGAGTTCCTGGCCGAGCGCGCCTTCGGGGTCTGGATCTTCGAGTTCGCCAGCCGGGAGGCGGCGGAGGCCGCCCGGGCGCTCTCGCGCAAGGAGAAGCTCGATCCGGCCCGCCTGGCCAAGCGGCTGGGGCTGGACCTCCATCCCCAGGAGCTGTCCGCCGAGACCGTGCGCGGCCTGCCCGCCGCGCTGCGCAGCGAACTCATCGACCTGAACACCGACGAGTGGAGCGACATCTTGGACAACGGGCGCAAGGGCGCGGACCGGCGCTGGCTGTTCTACAACCTGGTGGGGCGGCGCATGCCGGACCTGGACGAGAGCGCCTCCCTCAAGCGCGCGGTGCTGGAGAAGGTGCGGACGGCGATGATCGACGCCGAGCTGGGCCGGCTGGTGGACGAGATGAAGCACCGCACGGGCCTGACGGAGGTCCGCTGGAAGTAG
- a CDS encoding PhoH family protein codes for MKRTVILDTNVLLHNPLSFHAFPGAHLVIPITVISEIDKFKKGVTEVSRNAREASRQIDELRREGNLTQGVKMPEGGTLVVAGAGQKLVFPEGLSPSVADDCILAIALQHPASRGWPKLFVTMDVNMRIKAGAYGLEATGYEDRRVQTDDLFQGYHLIQVPAGWVDEFFATGHLDMEENSGLQPNEGVVLQDAERPERTALGVFQSQPSRLQLLRIDDTGLGLRPRNLGQHFALHFLLDEKIQLVTLAGRAGTGKTLLALAAGLRQVLDEESGYRRMVVSRPVFPMGKELGFLPGSLEEKLSPWMTPIHDNLEQLLDSLAAGKKGQRTSEAKLRQSGVLEVEPLSYIRGRSLPKQYFIVDEAQNLTPHEVKTIITRAGHGTKVVLTGDPEQIDNPYVDAMSNGLSYVIDRFRGQSISAHATLSKGERSRLAGLAAELL; via the coding sequence ATGAAACGCACGGTGATCCTCGACACCAACGTGCTGCTTCACAATCCCCTCTCGTTCCACGCCTTCCCGGGCGCCCACTTGGTGATTCCCATCACCGTCATCTCCGAGATCGACAAGTTCAAGAAGGGCGTCACGGAGGTCAGCCGCAACGCGCGCGAGGCCAGCCGCCAGATCGACGAGCTGCGCCGCGAGGGCAACCTGACCCAGGGCGTGAAGATGCCCGAGGGCGGGACGCTGGTGGTGGCGGGCGCGGGGCAGAAACTGGTCTTTCCCGAGGGGCTCAGCCCGTCCGTGGCCGACGACTGCATCCTGGCCATCGCGTTGCAGCACCCGGCCAGCCGGGGCTGGCCCAAGCTCTTCGTCACCATGGACGTCAACATGCGCATCAAGGCCGGCGCCTACGGCCTGGAGGCGACGGGCTACGAGGACCGGCGGGTCCAGACGGACGACCTCTTCCAGGGCTACCACCTGATCCAGGTGCCGGCGGGCTGGGTGGATGAGTTCTTCGCCACGGGCCACCTGGACATGGAGGAGAACTCGGGCCTGCAGCCCAACGAGGGCGTGGTGCTCCAGGACGCCGAGCGTCCGGAGCGCACGGCGCTGGGAGTCTTCCAGTCCCAGCCCAGCCGCCTGCAGCTGCTGCGCATCGACGACACCGGCCTGGGCCTGCGGCCGCGCAACCTGGGCCAGCATTTCGCCCTGCACTTCCTGCTGGACGAGAAGATCCAGCTGGTGACCTTGGCGGGCCGGGCGGGCACGGGCAAGACCCTGCTGGCCCTGGCCGCCGGACTGCGCCAGGTGCTGGACGAGGAGTCCGGCTACCGGCGGATGGTGGTCAGCCGGCCGGTCTTTCCCATGGGCAAGGAGTTGGGCTTCCTGCCGGGCTCGCTGGAGGAGAAACTCAGCCCCTGGATGACGCCCATCCACGACAACCTGGAGCAGCTGCTGGATTCCTTGGCCGCGGGCAAGAAGGGCCAGCGCACCAGCGAGGCCAAACTCCGGCAGTCCGGCGTGCTGGAGGTGGAGCCGCTCTCCTACATCCGCGGCCGCAGCCTGCCCAAGCAGTACTTCATCGTGGACGAGGCCCAGAACCTCACGCCCCACGAGGTGAAAACCATCATCACCCGGGCTGGGCACGGCACCAAGGTCGTGCTCACCGGGGATCCCGAGCAGATCGACAATCCCTACGTGGACGCCATGTCCAACGGCCTGTCTTATGTCATCGACCGCTTCCGTGGCCAGTCCATCAGCGCGCACGCCACCCTGAGCAAGGGCGAGCGCAGCCGGCTGGCTGGCCTGGCGGCCGAATTGCTCTGA
- a CDS encoding hemolysin family protein: protein MFAELLLFVLLLVLSAFFSSSETAFFSLTKLQTKALREDDEPSGRRAARLLARPQRLLVTILVGNTVVNTAAATLATLIATRWALASGLAMEVVIPVQVVAVTLVLLLVSEVTPKALAFRHNEALARSAALPMLGAQLLFWPLVKPVLALTHRVRHHLQGSDRLLFTPDELKALMEVGQEQGSLEEDEKKLIHSIFEFGETTVREVMVPRIDMVCLSHDAGFDEAVDLIRREGHSRIPMFREHVDNVVGILYAKDLIPFLQQDQTPQSLDQLARLPYFVPEGKKIDELLREFQANHIHMAIVVDEYGGTAGLVTLEDILEEIVGEIQDEFDAEAPPWRRTADEGWVFDSGMLLEDVNALLEEDVLPTVEDYETLGGFIYELAGEVPKAGSRFEHVGWSFTVMTMKRHRIGLVKAMRLEATELHERDGSEK from the coding sequence ATGTTCGCTGAGCTGCTGCTCTTCGTGCTGCTGCTGGTCCTCTCGGCCTTCTTCTCCAGCAGCGAGACCGCCTTCTTCAGCCTCACCAAGCTCCAGACCAAGGCACTGCGCGAGGACGACGAACCCTCCGGCCGGCGCGCGGCGCGGCTGCTGGCCCGGCCCCAGCGCCTGCTGGTGACCATCCTGGTGGGCAACACGGTGGTGAACACGGCGGCGGCCACCCTGGCCACGCTCATCGCCACCCGCTGGGCCCTGGCCAGCGGACTGGCCATGGAAGTGGTCATTCCCGTCCAGGTGGTGGCGGTGACCCTGGTGCTGCTGCTGGTCTCGGAGGTGACGCCCAAGGCCCTGGCCTTCCGCCACAACGAGGCCCTGGCGCGCAGCGCGGCCCTGCCCATGCTGGGCGCCCAGCTGCTCTTCTGGCCGCTGGTCAAGCCCGTGCTGGCCCTGACCCACCGCGTGCGCCACCACCTGCAGGGCTCCGACCGCCTGCTGTTCACGCCGGACGAACTCAAGGCCCTGATGGAGGTGGGCCAGGAGCAGGGCAGCCTGGAGGAGGACGAGAAGAAGCTGATCCACAGCATCTTCGAATTCGGCGAGACCACGGTGCGGGAGGTGATGGTGCCGCGCATCGACATGGTCTGCCTGTCCCACGACGCGGGCTTCGACGAGGCCGTCGACCTGATCCGCCGCGAGGGCCACAGCCGCATCCCCATGTTCCGCGAACACGTGGACAACGTGGTGGGCATCCTCTACGCCAAAGACCTGATCCCCTTCCTGCAGCAGGACCAGACGCCCCAGTCGCTTGATCAGCTTGCGCGCCTGCCCTACTTTGTTCCGGAGGGCAAGAAGATCGACGAACTCCTGCGGGAGTTCCAGGCCAACCACATCCACATGGCCATCGTGGTGGACGAGTACGGCGGCACAGCCGGGCTGGTCACGCTGGAGGACATCCTCGAGGAGATCGTCGGGGAGATCCAGGACGAGTTCGACGCCGAGGCACCGCCTTGGCGCCGCACGGCGGATGAGGGCTGGGTCTTCGACTCCGGCATGCTGCTGGAGGACGTCAATGCCCTGTTGGAAGAGGATGTGCTGCCCACGGTGGAGGACTACGAGACCCTGGGCGGGTTCATCTACGAGTTGGCCGGAGAAGTGCCCAAGGCGGGATCCCGGTTCGAGCACGTGGGCTGGAGCTTCACGGTGATGACCATGAAGCGCCACCGCATCGGACTGGTGAAGGCCATGCGCCTGGAGGCGACGGAGCTGCATGAGCGCGACGGGTCTGAGAAATAA
- the ybeY gene encoding rRNA maturation RNase YbeY, whose translation MQHDQQVTESDASCSFPQPELEDPDGRSPRLLEIEITHPSIRANRRVLRRIVLHALREESLRHRELTLALVDPAEMQRLNREFHGADEPTDHLGFQYEAPPGEVSGDIFVCPAVCAEQSAQWEETPRRELARVVLHGVLHLAGWRDDTPAQRRRMHVREDELLAGLLALREPAAWLEGAAHVR comes from the coding sequence GTGCAACACGACCAGCAGGTGACTGAAAGCGACGCTTCCTGTTCCTTCCCCCAGCCCGAACTCGAGGACCCCGACGGTCGAAGTCCCAGGCTGCTCGAGATTGAGATCACCCACCCCTCCATCCGGGCCAACCGGCGCGTGCTGCGCCGGATCGTCCTGCACGCCCTGCGCGAGGAGTCCCTCCGGCACCGCGAGCTGACCCTGGCCCTGGTGGACCCGGCGGAGATGCAGCGGCTCAACCGCGAATTCCACGGTGCCGACGAGCCCACGGACCACCTGGGCTTCCAGTACGAGGCTCCGCCGGGCGAGGTCTCCGGCGACATCTTCGTCTGCCCGGCGGTCTGCGCCGAGCAGTCCGCCCAGTGGGAGGAGACGCCGCGCCGGGAGCTGGCGCGCGTGGTCCTGCATGGCGTCCTGCACCTGGCCGGCTGGCGCGACGACACGCCCGCCCAGCGTCGCCGCATGCACGTCCGCGAAGACGAGCTGCTGGCCGGCCTGCTGGCCCTGCGCGAGCCCGCCGCCTGGCTGGAGGGCGCCGCCCATGTTCGCTGA
- a CDS encoding PhoH family protein, translated as MKGAPGNGSAAADDGLTLSLAGVEPQALFGPGDVHIRKIEEVFSARLALRGGDLQIVSSRSDAGRLKHALLELVAILKRKGHLELQDVDTVLRLSLAEGGPVQDPAGNSVVVNTPTGALRTRSPGQERLVQAARANLVTFAIGPAGTGKTYLAVAMAVAALLERSVQRIVLTRPAVEAGENLGFLPGDLKMKVDPYLRPLYDSLFDMMDPERMARLMEQQIVEVAPLAFMRGRTLNNSFIILDEAQNTTPGQMKMFLTRLGQNSKVLVTGDVTQIDLAEPSQSGLLQIREVLRGVKDVAFVELEKADVVRHRLVRDIIHAYEEYDGRATRPAGD; from the coding sequence ATGAAAGGCGCTCCGGGAAACGGATCCGCAGCGGCGGACGACGGCTTGACCCTCAGCTTGGCGGGCGTGGAGCCCCAGGCCCTGTTCGGGCCGGGGGACGTGCACATCCGCAAGATCGAAGAGGTCTTCAGCGCCCGGCTGGCCTTGCGTGGTGGCGACCTGCAGATCGTCTCCAGCCGCAGCGACGCCGGCCGCCTGAAGCACGCCCTGCTGGAGCTGGTGGCCATCCTCAAGCGCAAGGGGCACCTGGAGCTGCAGGACGTGGACACGGTCCTGCGCCTGTCGCTGGCGGAAGGTGGGCCGGTCCAGGACCCCGCGGGGAATTCCGTCGTGGTGAACACGCCCACCGGCGCGCTGCGCACCCGCAGCCCGGGGCAGGAGCGCCTGGTCCAGGCCGCCCGGGCGAACCTGGTGACCTTCGCCATCGGCCCGGCGGGCACGGGCAAGACCTACCTGGCCGTGGCCATGGCCGTGGCGGCCCTGTTGGAGCGCAGCGTGCAGCGCATCGTGCTTACGCGCCCGGCGGTGGAGGCCGGGGAGAACCTGGGCTTCCTGCCCGGCGATCTGAAGATGAAGGTCGACCCCTACCTGCGCCCGCTCTACGACAGCCTGTTCGACATGATGGACCCCGAGCGCATGGCCCGGCTGATGGAGCAACAGATCGTGGAGGTGGCCCCGCTGGCCTTCATGCGCGGCCGTACGCTCAACAACTCCTTCATCATCCTGGACGAGGCCCAGAACACCACGCCGGGCCAGATGAAGATGTTCCTCACGCGGCTGGGGCAGAACAGCAAGGTGCTCGTGACCGGCGACGTCACCCAGATCGACCTGGCCGAGCCCTCCCAGAGCGGCCTGCTGCAGATCCGCGAGGTGCTGCGCGGGGTGAAGGACGTGGCCTTCGTGGAGCTTGAAAAGGCCGACGTAGTTCGCCATCGTTTGGTACGCGACATCATTCACGCCTATGAGGAGTATGACGGCCGTGCAACACGACCAGCAGGTGACTGA
- the aspS gene encoding aspartate--tRNA ligase, whose protein sequence is MMRSHTCGQLRAEDEGSRVRLAGWVNRVRNLGGFCFLDLRDRYGMIQVVFEPERPELMDAAGRLHMESVILVEGVVRRRPGAMANQELATGEIELLAESCELLSRADVLPFTLEAEDTAGEDLRLKHRYLDLRRPTKARYLLLRHRMAQAVRRTLDGLQFLEVETPILMKSTPEGARDYLVPSRIHAGCFYALPQSPQTYKQLLMVSGFDRYFQIVKCFRDEDLRSDRQPEFTQIDIELSFGDEQDVQDTAEAVMAGLFREIKGEELPLPLPRLTWREAMDRYGSDKPDLRIPLEIRDLAGLAASSKFSVFQQALEQGGVLRGLVFPGLAEEFSRKRIDALQDYARHLGGQGVVVVRWTAEGLSSQIGKFTGEEWLKSAAEAAGAAQGDLLVLAAGEYRLVCKLLGNMRLRLAKEHGLLDASGHKLLWVTDFPMFEYDDEEQRWMAAHHPFTQPNAAQLAAGVPESDLLSRGYDLVMDGQEIAGGSVRIHEREMQARVFRMLGISDEEAQEKFGFLLEAFRYGTPPHAGCAFGFDRLVMIFGGTENIRDVIAFPKTNRAASPMDGCPGRVDARQLEDLHLRIVGDKPSVEL, encoded by the coding sequence ATGATGCGCAGCCACACCTGCGGGCAGTTGAGGGCCGAGGATGAGGGCAGCCGGGTCCGGCTGGCCGGTTGGGTCAACCGGGTGCGCAACCTGGGGGGCTTCTGCTTCCTGGACCTGCGCGACCGCTACGGCATGATCCAGGTGGTCTTCGAGCCCGAGCGCCCGGAGCTGATGGACGCCGCCGGCCGCCTGCACATGGAGAGCGTGATCCTGGTGGAGGGCGTCGTGCGCCGCCGGCCGGGCGCCATGGCCAACCAGGAGCTGGCCACGGGCGAGATCGAGCTGCTGGCCGAATCCTGCGAACTGCTCTCGCGCGCCGACGTGCTGCCCTTCACCCTGGAGGCGGAGGACACGGCGGGCGAGGACCTGCGCCTCAAGCACCGCTACCTGGACCTGCGCCGCCCCACCAAGGCGCGCTACCTGCTGCTGCGCCACCGCATGGCCCAGGCTGTGCGCCGCACGCTGGACGGGCTGCAGTTCCTCGAGGTGGAGACGCCGATCCTGATGAAGTCCACGCCCGAGGGCGCGCGCGACTATCTGGTGCCCAGCCGCATCCACGCGGGCTGCTTCTACGCGCTGCCCCAGAGCCCCCAGACCTACAAGCAGCTGCTGATGGTCTCCGGCTTCGACCGCTACTTCCAGATCGTCAAGTGCTTCCGCGACGAGGACCTGCGCAGCGACCGCCAGCCCGAGTTCACCCAAATCGACATCGAGCTCTCCTTCGGCGACGAGCAGGACGTCCAGGACACGGCCGAGGCCGTGATGGCCGGGCTGTTCCGCGAGATCAAGGGCGAGGAGCTGCCCCTGCCCCTGCCCCGCCTGACCTGGCGCGAGGCCATGGACCGCTACGGCAGCGACAAGCCCGACCTGCGCATCCCGCTGGAGATCCGCGATCTGGCCGGCCTGGCGGCGTCCTCCAAGTTCAGCGTGTTCCAGCAGGCGCTGGAGCAGGGCGGCGTGCTGCGCGGGCTGGTCTTCCCCGGGCTGGCCGAGGAGTTCAGCCGCAAGAGGATCGACGCGCTGCAGGACTACGCGCGCCACCTGGGCGGCCAGGGCGTGGTGGTGGTGCGCTGGACGGCCGAGGGCCTCTCCAGCCAGATCGGCAAGTTCACGGGCGAGGAGTGGCTGAAGAGCGCGGCCGAGGCCGCCGGGGCCGCCCAGGGCGACCTGCTGGTGCTGGCGGCGGGCGAGTACCGCCTGGTCTGCAAACTGCTGGGCAACATGCGCCTGCGCCTGGCCAAGGAGCACGGCCTGCTGGACGCCTCGGGGCACAAGCTGCTCTGGGTGACGGACTTCCCCATGTTCGAGTACGACGACGAGGAGCAGCGCTGGATGGCCGCGCACCATCCCTTCACGCAGCCCAACGCCGCGCAGCTGGCCGCCGGCGTGCCCGAGTCCGACCTGCTCAGCCGCGGCTACGACCTGGTGATGGACGGCCAGGAGATCGCCGGCGGCAGCGTGCGCATCCACGAGCGCGAGATGCAGGCCCGGGTCTTCCGCATGTTGGGCATCTCCGACGAGGAGGCCCAGGAAAAGTTCGGCTTCCTGCTGGAGGCCTTCCGCTACGGCACGCCGCCCCACGCCGGCTGCGCTTTCGGCTTCGACCGGCTGGTGATGATCTTCGGCGGCACGGAGAACATCCGCGACGTCATCGCCTTCCCCAAGACCAACCGCGCCGCCTCGCCCATGGACGGCTGCCCGGGCCGCGTGGACGCGCGCCAGCTGGAGGACCTGCACCTGCGGATCGTGGGCGACAAGCCCAGCGTGGAGCTCTGA
- the rpsU gene encoding 30S ribosomal protein S21, whose protein sequence is MAHIRVREGEPFDRAFRRFTKSCEKAGILSELRRKQRYDKPSEIRKRMMNAAKRKQRKLMSEQRRQGLI, encoded by the coding sequence ATGGCGCACATTCGAGTTCGCGAAGGCGAGCCGTTCGATCGGGCTTTCCGCCGGTTCACAAAATCGTGCGAGAAAGCGGGCATCCTGAGCGAACTGAGGCGCAAACAGCGCTACGACAAGCCCTCCGAGATCCGCAAGCGGATGATGAATGCCGCGAAGCGCAAGCAGCGCAAGCTGATGTCTGAGCAGCGTCGTCAGGGCCTGATCTGA
- a CDS encoding rhomboid family intramembrane serine protease, which translates to MSLSPTYEGWRELDPLGRPGPALRAQAILLVAVFLLQTPLGLEAWGVLRPEEALLQGRLWQLLSYALLHQDFLHLLFNLLGLWVFGAELERLWGARSYWLYSLVCAVGAGLSHAVLDTWRTGEAAGVMGASGVVYGLMAAYGLLFRQRRLLFLGLIPVRAGVLALVFGGLALFSGVVQSQDGVAHFAHLGGMLSGLALLYFGPARRAWRLWRHRRRMLRHLRRAGTRPALADSDPFRLTEASDEAQIERRLDDLLGKVSRQGLGSLEPRERAYLDEASRWLKVRKAARP; encoded by the coding sequence ATGAGTCTGAGTCCCACATATGAGGGTTGGCGCGAGCTGGACCCGCTAGGGCGGCCCGGGCCGGCCCTGCGCGCCCAGGCCATCCTGCTGGTGGCGGTCTTCCTGCTCCAGACGCCGCTGGGCCTGGAGGCCTGGGGCGTCCTGCGGCCGGAGGAAGCCCTGCTGCAGGGCCGGCTCTGGCAGCTGCTCAGCTATGCCCTCCTGCACCAGGACTTCCTGCACCTGCTCTTCAACCTGCTGGGACTTTGGGTATTCGGCGCGGAGCTGGAACGGCTGTGGGGGGCGCGCTCCTACTGGCTGTACTCGCTGGTCTGCGCCGTGGGCGCCGGTCTCAGCCACGCCGTGCTGGACACTTGGCGCACGGGCGAGGCCGCGGGCGTGATGGGCGCCTCGGGCGTGGTCTACGGCCTTATGGCCGCCTACGGCCTGCTCTTTCGCCAACGCCGCCTGCTCTTCCTGGGCTTGATCCCCGTCCGTGCCGGCGTGCTGGCCCTGGTCTTCGGCGGCCTGGCGCTCTTCTCCGGCGTGGTGCAAAGCCAGGACGGCGTGGCCCACTTCGCCCACCTGGGCGGCATGCTCTCGGGCCTGGCCCTGCTCTACTTCGGTCCAGCCCGCCGGGCCTGGCGGCTCTGGCGGCACCGGCGTCGCATGCTGCGCCACCTGCGGCGGGCGGGCACCCGGCCGGCCTTGGCGGACTCCGATCCCTTCCGCCTGACGGAGGCCAGCGACGAGGCCCAGATCGAGCGCCGGCTGGACGATCTGCTAGGCAAGGTCTCCCGGCAGGGACTGGGCTCGCTGGAACCCCGGGAGCGGGCCTATTTGGACGAAGCGTCGCGCTGGCTCAAAGTGCGCAAGGCGGCGCGCCCATGA